From the genome of Geothrix sp. 21YS21S-4, one region includes:
- a CDS encoding UbiX family flavin prenyltransferase: MPTPNRLIVGMSGASGAILGIELLKALQTFPGWESHLVISGGARRTIEHETGLTVKEVEALATRCHPLDDVGASIASGTFKTHGMVVVPCSMKTLAGVATGYSDNLLLRAADVVIKERRKLVLVARESPLSPLHLRNMQTASELGAILLPPVLTFYNHPFTIEDMTRHIVGKILDIFGLEMPRFQRWGEAGASAERCG, from the coding sequence ATGCCCACTCCGAACCGCCTCATCGTCGGCATGAGCGGCGCCAGCGGCGCCATCCTCGGGATCGAACTCCTGAAGGCGCTCCAGACCTTTCCCGGCTGGGAGAGCCACCTCGTGATCTCCGGCGGCGCCCGCCGCACCATCGAGCATGAAACGGGCCTCACCGTGAAGGAAGTGGAAGCCCTCGCCACCCGCTGCCATCCCCTCGACGACGTGGGCGCCAGCATCGCCAGCGGCACTTTCAAGACCCACGGCATGGTCGTCGTCCCCTGCAGCATGAAGACCCTCGCCGGCGTCGCCACGGGCTACTCCGACAACCTCCTCCTCCGCGCCGCCGACGTCGTCATCAAGGAGCGCCGCAAGCTCGTCCTGGTGGCCCGGGAATCCCCGCTCAGCCCCCTCCACCTCCGCAACATGCAGACGGCCTCCGAACTGGGCGCCATCCTCCTTCCACCGGTCCTCACCTTCTACAACCATCCCTTCACCATCGAGGACATGACCCGTCACATCGTCGGCAAGATCCTCGATATATTCGGTCTGGAGATGCCCAGGTTCCAGCGATGGGGCGAAGCGGGCGCTTCCGCGGAGCGGTGTGGATAG